From the genome of Cytophagales bacterium, one region includes:
- a CDS encoding undecaprenyl-diphosphate phosphatase, translated as MSIIDAIILGIIQGLTEFLPVSSSGHIELGAVLLHLNVKNNLLFSVVVHAATALSTIIVFRKDIVRIILDVFLFEWNEGTVFAVKILISIIPVGIVGLLFEKKLEPFFEGNAVLVGFMLIITSLFLSLTGLRIKQKGDVTFLKSIIIGAAQAVAILPGISRSGATIATSLLLGVKRPKAARFSFLMVLIPIFGAVFLKMKDYIQSPDLYPAISVSALLFGFIAAFLSGLVACRWMLDIVKKGKLIWFAIYCFIVGIIAVTVGS; from the coding sequence ATGAGCATAATTGACGCAATAATTCTGGGTATTATTCAGGGTCTTACCGAGTTTTTACCAGTCAGCAGCAGCGGCCATATTGAGCTTGGCGCTGTATTGTTGCATCTGAATGTAAAAAATAACTTGCTGTTTTCAGTGGTCGTACATGCAGCTACGGCACTAAGTACCATTATTGTTTTCAGGAAAGACATCGTTAGAATTATTTTGGATGTATTTCTATTTGAATGGAATGAAGGTACCGTTTTTGCCGTAAAGATCCTTATTTCAATTATTCCTGTCGGTATAGTTGGCCTTCTTTTTGAAAAAAAATTAGAACCCTTCTTTGAAGGTAATGCGGTTTTGGTTGGTTTTATGTTAATTATTACTTCATTATTTCTTTCATTGACGGGATTAAGAATTAAACAAAAAGGGGATGTCACATTTCTCAAATCAATTATTATCGGTGCCGCGCAGGCAGTAGCCATCTTGCCTGGAATTTCCCGTTCGGGGGCTACAATTGCCACGTCATTGTTATTGGGAGTAAAGCGGCCAAAGGCTGCACGATTTTCCTTTTTAATGGTACTGATCCCTATTTTTGGCGCTGTTTTCTTAAAAATGAAAGATTACATACAATCCCCTGACCTATACCCTGCGATCAGCGTAAGTGCATTGCTATTTGGTTTTATAGCTGCTTTTTTGTCAGGTCTAGTAGCTTGCAGATGGATGCTTGATATTGTTAAAAAAGGTAAATTGATTTGGTTCGCTATTTATTGTTTTATTGTAGGGATCATTGCGGTGACGGTTGGGAGTTAG
- a CDS encoding DUF3098 domain-containing protein: MKPQKTKDTNKLIFGKKNYILMILGIAFLLAGYIAMALSNWIADLIGFEKAEFGFNTLTLTVAPILIMIGFIIEFFAIMYKEKK; the protein is encoded by the coding sequence ATGAAACCCCAAAAAACAAAAGATACAAATAAACTGATCTTTGGCAAAAAAAATTATATCCTGATGATACTCGGGATTGCTTTTCTTCTTGCAGGATATATCGCCATGGCTTTGTCAAACTGGATAGCAGATTTGATAGGGTTTGAAAAAGCCGAATTTGGCTTTAATACTCTGACCTTAACCGTAGCGCCTATTCTGATCATGATAGGTTTTATCATTGAATTTTTTGCTATAATGTATAAGGAAAAAAAATAA